The sequence TGATGCCTCTTGTCGGAAGCATCTACGGCAGGGGCAAGGAATACAGATATCTTGCTGAATCCGCCGCCGCATTTCCTCAAAGAAAGAATTTCATAAGCCATCTTGAAAACGCGGGATTTCGGGATTGCCAATACTCGGAACTCACTATGGGAGTAGTAGCGCTCTATCGCGCAACCAGATAATCAGGAGCTATCGATTCTTCTTTCCGCGGACTATGGGTAAAGCCTGTCTATACTCCAGCCACCATCTGGGGAAGGAATATATCTGAAACGATCGTGAAGCCTGTTCTTTCTTCCCTGCCAGAACTCAAAGCGCACTGGACTCACTACGTATCCTTTCCAGAATTCAGGCCGCGCTATACTTTTTCCTTTCCGTTCAGACCGGAACTGGTCGTATTGCTCCTCAAGCAGTTGCCTGCTTGCAACAACCTCACTCTGCTTCGAAACACATGCTCCTATCCGGCTTTGGCGAGGTCTAGACGTAAAATATTCATCGGCTTCCCGTTCTGGCAGAAGTGAGACTTCGCCGTCTATCTTCACCTGTCTTTCAAATTCAGACCACCAGAAGCAAAGCGAAGCGACCGGATTCTCAGCTACATCTCGTCCCTTACGACTAAGAGAATTTGAATAGAAGGAAAAACCCCTTTCGTCATAACCCTTGAGAAGCACCACTCTTGAGGACGGAACGCCATCCGCTCCTACCGTAGAAAGAATAAAAGCGTTTGGAAAATCGATTTCCGCTTTAAGAACCTCTCCATACCAGAGGTCAAACTGAACAAACGGGTTTTCGTCAAGATCTTTTCTTTCAAGTTTCAATTTCAGGTACTGGCGTGAATGGAACTTATTTTTCTTCGACATTTTATCTCAGAACAACATCCTCAAGTGCGCAACCCAGATCTTCGTGCAAAAACTCGTAACCGGAGGAAAGAAGTTTCTCAGGAAAAACCTTGCAGCCAGCAAGCATCGTGGAGCGGCCCATCTCTCCGAACAAAAGCCTTACGGCAAATGCGGGAGTTGAAAACCATGCGGGTCTTCGTAGAACTGACGCAAGCGTGGCGGTAAACTGCCTGTTAGTCACCGGATTTGGAGATACCACATTAACGGGACCGGTTACCTCTCCCCGCTCCAGCAGATAAATAATTATCCGCGAAAGGTCTTCTATCGATATCCAGCTTAGGTACTGATCGCCACTTCCAATAACTCCCCCCAGACCCATTTTAAAAAGAGGCAGCAAAGAACTCAATATGCCTCCTTGGGGACTTAGTACGACGCCTAAGCGCAGGTTTATGACTCTTGCTCCAAGGTCAGAGGCCCTTTGAGCCTCATTCTCCCATTCGCAGCAAACATCAGGAAGAAACCCAGAGCCAGCCACGGAACGCTCAGTAAGTCCTTCTTCCCCCCTGTCCCCATAGTAACCGATTGCCGAAGCACAGATAAGGGTTTTGGGAGGATGTTGAAGCGCAGAGAAAAGACTCACCAAGTACCGGGTACTGTGCACCCTGCTCTGCCGTATCGAATTCTTTTTCTCTTCAGTCCATCTGCACACTATATTCTCCCCTGAGAGATGAACAACTGCGTCAAAACCCTCAAGCAAAGATGGATCTTCGATATAGCCCTCCTTTGGATTCCAGAAAATCAGATTCTCTCCTTCCACCTGCGACCTTACAAGACGCCAGACCTCATAGGAATCCGAGGGAATGGAATTAAGAAGATGGGTTCCCACGGTTCCGGTCGATCCTGAAACAAGTATTTTCATTTTCCTAGCTAAAAAACCCGGGTCTCACGAGGCAAAGGCCTCGATCAATCGCTCCTGGTACTCCCTTACCTCCCTGAAGTCAAGAAAATAATGAGGGGCACTGAGTACAGGAAGGTCTATATATTTCCTGTACTCCTCCACTCTCTCCCTGCAATGTTCCGCATCCCCCACAACGGCAAACGCTTCAACCATTTCATCACTGACACCTTTTATCATCGCACGGATATCTTTTCTACGAAAAGCATCCCTTATCCCTTTAACCTCATCCGTAAAACCGTGAAGCCTGAAAGGAGGATCATAGGCTTTTACCGTAGCGTAAAAGGCTATGGTCGCCCGAGCGGCTTCTCTCGCCCTCTCCCAGTCATGGGAAACGGCACAGGTAATAATCGAGCATTTCGTAAAATCTCCGTTTTTTCCACTTTTCTCAAGCCTTTCTTCAAGCGAAGGTGAAACTACCCTTTTTATATATTCAAGCGAACAGACTACATGTCCCATGTAACCGTCCGCGATTTCGGCAGCAGCACCAACCATGTTGCTTCCTATACCGGCCACGAATATAGGTATGTTTTGTCTGATAGGTTCAAAAGCCCTTTTGTAACCCCTTGTGTTTACTCTGTAGAACTGCCCTTCGAAAACAATATCATTGCCTGTATGAGCCTCGGACAGAATTTCCCTTATTAACCCAACGCATTCCCTTATCCTCGCAACCGGCCTGTCTCCATAGAAAACACCGTGGAAATTCTCGTTCGTTCTCTTTGCCCCGGTACCAAGACCCAGTATCAACCTCCCCGAACTAATTTCGTCAAGATCAAGAGAAGTAATGGAAGTAACCAGCGGGCTTCTCACAAAGGCAAGAGCAACTGCGGTGCCGAGCTTTATTTCAGAGGTGACTGGAGCAATTGCAGAGAGCTGCTGAAAAGGGGTCCTGTAAAGTTCCGTAGCCCAGACAGAGTGGAAATTCGCTTTCTCCGCAGCAACAGCTAGATCCTTGAGTTCTTCAATTGATCTTGCATCAAGTATAAACCCGACTCTTTTCATCAGGTCTATTATAAATAATAGGGAAGACGGAAAAAACCCGCCAGGTATGTACGGGGAAAAAAGAAGGAATTAATCCTCAGTCTTTTCGGAAGAACCGGATTGCTCTTTGGGTTCTTGGGACTCCGCTTCTGTCATCTCGGCTTCACCCTGTTCGTCCACCTGTCCCTCGGCGGTTTCTTGTTGCTCAACCAGACCAAGTTCTTCTGCGGATTTCTTCTTCGAACTTTTCTTCGGCGCACTCTTGGTTTCAGCCTTGGGTTTTGCTTTCCGTCTTTTTCTCTTGGCCTTGTACTCCTCGGTCACGAGTTCAACAAGAGAAATGGGGGCATTATCTCCCCTTCTGTAACCAAGCTTCACAATCCTCGTATAGCCACCGGGACGCTCCATATACCTCTGGGCAAGTTCGGAGAAAAGTTTTTCCACAACTGCACGATCCCTTATATATCCCAGAGCCTTTCTTCTCGCGTGAAGACTGCCGTTTTTACCCAAAGTTACGAGCTTCTCCACAACCCTTCTTATTTCCTTGGCCCTTGTGTCAGTTGTATTTATCCTTCCGTTACGCAAAAGGTCCGTAGCCATGTTGCGGAACATGGCCTTTCTGTGTTTTGTAGTAACTCCCAGTTTTCTTCCCGATTTTCTGTGTCTCATCTTTCCACCGTATACGGACCCGAACCCCGATCACTCTCCGGAATTCTCAGAACTCCGCTTTTGCTTTTCGTCTTCAAAGACCTCGGTGTCTATAACCATCCCAAGACTCAGACCCATTTCCTTAAGTCTAGCGTTCACCTCTTCAAGGGAAGTTTTTCCGAAATTCTCAAGATCAAGAAGTTGTTGTTCTGTCTTCTGAACCACTTCTCCAATATATTTTATTTCCGCCTTTTTAAGACAGTTTATAGATCTCACCGAAAGTTCCACGTCCTCTATAGGGAAAAAAAGCTTGTCGTCGGTCCCACTTATACCCATGGACTCTTCCTCTTCCACCTTGTCCACGAGTTCCTCATCAAAATCAATGAAGACGTTTAGCTGCTGCTTAATAATTTTTGCACTGTAAGCAAGCGCCTCTTCGGGAAGAATCGTACCGTTTGTCCATATTTCAACGGTCAGTTTCTGATAATCGGTCCTCTGCCTTACCCTGGCGTTGGTAACTGAGTAATTAACTTTTTTGACGGGCGAGAAGAACGCATCAACATGTATCAGGCCTATTGACTTCTCAGTCTCTCTTCTCGATACTGGCTCGTAACCGCTTCCCATCTTCACTGTCAGTTCCATTTCAAGCTTCGCGTCATCTCCCAAGGTCGCTATGTGCTGTTCGCCGTTAACCACTTCCACCATGTGGGTCGTTTCTATGTCGGACGCCTTGACTTCTGCCGGGCCCTCCGCTTTCAGAATTACTGTCTGCGGATCGTAAGTATGCATTTTGAGATCCACGTTCTTAAGGTTCAGTATGATCTCAGTAACATCTTCCATAACTCCCGGTATGGTAGAAAACTCGTGCCGTACTTTGTCTATCTTGACAGCGGTAATAGCAGGACCCTGTATCGAGGACAGGAGGACCCTTCTAAGCGCATTACCAAGAGTAATACCGTAGCCCGGTTCAAGAGGCTCGCAGATAAATTTGCTGTAGAAAGGAGTTGATACCTGCTCGTCTTTTTCAAGCGCTTTGGGGTATTGCAAATCTCTCCAGTTTTTCTGAAAATTCTCCAAGTTTCACACCTCCGTGTGTGCCAGGCTTTTCTAGACTCTTGAGTAAAACTCAACGATCAACTGTTCATCTATGGGAACCGTCACGTCCTCTCTCTCGGGAAGTTTGGTTACAACTCCGCTGTAATTTTCCCTGTCAAGCTCGAGCCACTGGGGGAAACCCCTTCTCTCAAGACCTTCAAGAGACTGGTTAACGTGCGGGTTACTTCTGGTTTTTGTCTTGATTTCTATTTTGTTTCCTTGCTCAACGCTGAAAGAGGGAATGTTGACTCTCTTGCCGTCCACGAGAACATGTCCAAGCCAGACTAAGTGTCTGGCCTCGTTGCGAGAACTCGCAAACCCGAGACGGTACACCACATTGTCAAGCCTTCTCTCAAGAAGCAGTATGAGCATTGCGCCAGTCACTCCGCTTCTCCTCGCAGCCTCGGCAAAATAACGGCTGAACTGCTTTTCGGTCAACCCGTATATACGCTTAACCTTTTGTTTTTCCCTCAATCTTATTCCGTAGTCGGAGAACTTGGAACGGCCAATCGCGGCCCCGTGAACTCCAGGTCCGCGGTTAGGCCTTTTCTGTATGGCACATTTTGACGTATAACACCTAGCGCCCTTAAGAAAAAGCTGTTCGCCCTCTCTTCTGCAAAGCTTGCAAGACGGTCCTCTATACCTAGCCAATTACCTTCTTCCTCCTCGAAAACA is a genomic window of Candidatus Dadabacteria bacterium containing:
- the pdxH gene encoding pyridoxamine 5'-phosphate oxidase — its product is MSKKNKFHSRQYLKLKLERKDLDENPFVQFDLWYGEVLKAEIDFPNAFILSTVGADGVPSSRVVLLKGYDERGFSFYSNSLSRKGRDVAENPVASLCFWWSEFERQVKIDGEVSLLPEREADEYFTSRPRQSRIGACVSKQSEVVASRQLLEEQYDQFRSERKGKSIARPEFWKGYVVSPVRFEFWQGRKNRLHDRFRYIPSPDGGWSIDRLYP
- a CDS encoding TIGR01777 family oxidoreductase; translated protein: MKILVSGSTGTVGTHLLNSIPSDSYEVWRLVRSQVEGENLIFWNPKEGYIEDPSLLEGFDAVVHLSGENIVCRWTEEKKNSIRQSRVHSTRYLVSLFSALQHPPKTLICASAIGYYGDRGEEGLTERSVAGSGFLPDVCCEWENEAQRASDLGARVINLRLGVVLSPQGGILSSLLPLFKMGLGGVIGSGDQYLSWISIEDLSRIIIYLLERGEVTGPVNVVSPNPVTNRQFTATLASVLRRPAWFSTPAFAVRLLFGEMGRSTMLAGCKVFPEKLLSSGYEFLHEDLGCALEDVVLR
- a CDS encoding LLM class flavin-dependent oxidoreductase, translating into MKRVGFILDARSIEELKDLAVAAEKANFHSVWATELYRTPFQQLSAIAPVTSEIKLGTAVALAFVRSPLVTSITSLDLDEISSGRLILGLGTGAKRTNENFHGVFYGDRPVARIRECVGLIREILSEAHTGNDIVFEGQFYRVNTRGYKRAFEPIRQNIPIFVAGIGSNMVGAAAEIADGYMGHVVCSLEYIKRVVSPSLEERLEKSGKNGDFTKCSIITCAVSHDWERAREAARATIAFYATVKAYDPPFRLHGFTDEVKGIRDAFRRKDIRAMIKGVSDEMVEAFAVVGDAEHCRERVEEYRKYIDLPVLSAPHYFLDFREVREYQERLIEAFAS
- the rplQ gene encoding 50S ribosomal protein L17; this translates as MRHRKSGRKLGVTTKHRKAMFRNMATDLLRNGRINTTDTRAKEIRRVVEKLVTLGKNGSLHARRKALGYIRDRAVVEKLFSELAQRYMERPGGYTRIVKLGYRRGDNAPISLVELVTEEYKAKRKRRKAKPKAETKSAPKKSSKKKSAEELGLVEQQETAEGQVDEQGEAEMTEAESQEPKEQSGSSEKTED
- a CDS encoding DNA-directed RNA polymerase subunit alpha gives rise to the protein MENFQKNWRDLQYPKALEKDEQVSTPFYSKFICEPLEPGYGITLGNALRRVLLSSIQGPAITAVKIDKVRHEFSTIPGVMEDVTEIILNLKNVDLKMHTYDPQTVILKAEGPAEVKASDIETTHMVEVVNGEQHIATLGDDAKLEMELTVKMGSGYEPVSRRETEKSIGLIHVDAFFSPVKKVNYSVTNARVRQRTDYQKLTVEIWTNGTILPEEALAYSAKIIKQQLNVFIDFDEELVDKVEEEESMGISGTDDKLFFPIEDVELSVRSINCLKKAEIKYIGEVVQKTEQQLLDLENFGKTSLEEVNARLKEMGLSLGMVIDTEVFEDEKQKRSSENSGE
- the rpsD gene encoding 30S ribosomal protein S4, producing MARYRGPSCKLCRREGEQLFLKGARCYTSKCAIQKRPNRGPGVHGAAIGRSKFSDYGIRLREKQKVKRIYGLTEKQFSRYFAEAARRSGVTGAMLILLLERRLDNVVYRLGFASSRNEARHLVWLGHVLVDGKRVNIPSFSVEQGNKIEIKTKTRSNPHVNQSLEGLERRGFPQWLELDRENYSGVVTKLPEREDVTVPIDEQLIVEFYSRV